The following proteins are co-located in the Hevea brasiliensis isolate MT/VB/25A 57/8 chromosome 11, ASM3005281v1, whole genome shotgun sequence genome:
- the LOC110632881 gene encoding putative E3 ubiquitin-protein ligase RING1a isoform X1, whose protein sequence is MPAQKRPYETHQKDDDPLQRDQPNNHHELQQSPPGDGDDDVADESDRSPSSSNEEEKEEYVVVKLSEIRKEVQCPICLGIIRKTRTVMECLHRFCRECIDKSMRLGNNECPACRTHCASRRSLRDDPNYDALIAALYPDIDKYEEEELAFHEEEKARNKQIQASIAQTFRRQAEALGRKRTTSKATIAAFSRRTPGRHRDAHPRGRRNYQTADIQGSDDNEDANGDGCKDSSSAEEHSAEVKPKRYKRWGGSHSAAAFADAGGDENDSEVNRESMGSSAGLVGPSERLAWGKGGMRSHTRYGSANAGNGKNVRNSRISKLADYLRNLEENDNELDFHLMLVSFDEQRLPSLQRPYLCCRPTLSVKHLCEYVALQTALPADEVEIYLVKELNSVSNSSTRRSLSISMPITIDSCKDKLQVLEDKETLAGLKTGDFTQGHLLLAYQRKLWTSKR, encoded by the exons ATGCCAGCCCAGAAACGCCCTTACGAGACCCATCAAAAGGACGATGATCCTCTGCAGCGAGACCAACCCAACAACCACCATGAACTGCAGCAGTCGCCGCCTGGTGATGGTGATGATGATGTTGCTGATG AATCCGATCGAAGCCCATCTTCGAGTAATGAAGAGGAGAAAGAGGA ATATGTTGTAGTGAAGTTGTCTGAAATACGCAAGGAAGTGCAATGTCCAATCTGTTTAG GGATTATTCGAAAAACCAGGACAGTGATGGAATGCCTGCATCGCTTCTGTAGGGAATGCATAGACAAATCTATGAGGCTTGG GAACAATGAGTGCCCTGCTTGCCGCACCCACTGTGCCAGTCGTCGTTCGCTGAGagatgacccaaattatgatgcACTAATAGCCGCTTTGTATCCAGATATTGACAAATATGAGGAAGAG GAGTTGGCTTTTCATGAGGAGGAGAAGGCTCGCAATAAGCAG ATCCAAGCTTCCATTGCCCAGACTTTTCGCCGACAAGCTGAAGCTCTTGGTAGGAAACGGACAACATCTAAAGCCACAATAGCTGCATTTTCTAGGAGAACACCAGGCCGTCACAGAGATGCCCACCCAAGAGGGAGGAGAAATTATCAAACAGCTGATATTCAAGGGTCTGATGACAATGAAGATGCCAATGGTGATGGATGCAAAGATTCATCATCTGCTGAGGAGCACAGTGCAGAAGTTAAACCAAAAAGATACAAGAGATGGGGGGGTTCTCACTCAGCAGCTGCTTTTGCAGATGCAGGTGGAGATGAAAATGATTCAGAAGTGAATAGAGAATCCATGGGGTCTTCTGCTGGGCTTGTTGGCCCTTCAGAAAGGCTTGCCTGGGGGAAAGGTGGTATGCGGAGTCACACAAGATATGGCAGTGCAAATGCTGGCAATGGAAAGAATGTCCGGAACAGCCGGATCTCTAAGTTGGCAGATTATCTTCGAAATTTGGAGGAAAATGATAATGAG TTGGATTTCCACCTCATGCTTGTTTCTTTTGATGAACAAAGACTACCTAGTTTACAGAGGCCGTACCTCTGCTGCAGGCCAACTTTGTCAGTCAAACACTTATGTGAG TATGTTGCTCTCCAGACTGCTCTGCCAGCAGATGAAGTTGAGATATACCTGGTGAAAGAGTTGAATTCTGTATCTAATTCTTCGACCCGCAGAAGTCTATCAATTTCTATGCCTATTACAATTGATTCATGCAAAGATAAGTTGCAGGTTTTAGAGGACAAAGAAACTCTGGCAGGACTTAAAACCGGTGATTTTACTCAAGGGCATCTG CTTCTGGCATAtcagaggaagctgtggacgtcaaaaCGGTGA
- the LOC110632881 gene encoding putative E3 ubiquitin-protein ligase RING1a isoform X2 produces MSHLRQSINPKDETNGYVVVKLSEIRKEVQCPICLGIIRKTRTVMECLHRFCRECIDKSMRLGNNECPACRTHCASRRSLRDDPNYDALIAALYPDIDKYEEEELAFHEEEKARNKQIQASIAQTFRRQAEALGRKRTTSKATIAAFSRRTPGRHRDAHPRGRRNYQTADIQGSDDNEDANGDGCKDSSSAEEHSAEVKPKRYKRWGGSHSAAAFADAGGDENDSEVNRESMGSSAGLVGPSERLAWGKGGMRSHTRYGSANAGNGKNVRNSRISKLADYLRNLEENDNELDFHLMLVSFDEQRLPSLQRPYLCCRPTLSVKHLCEYVALQTALPADEVEIYLVKELNSVSNSSTRRSLSISMPITIDSCKDKLQVLEDKETLAGLKTGDFTQGHLLLAYQRKLWTSKR; encoded by the exons ATGTCACACTTAAGACAAAGTATCAACCCAAAAGATGAAACGAATGG ATATGTTGTAGTGAAGTTGTCTGAAATACGCAAGGAAGTGCAATGTCCAATCTGTTTAG GGATTATTCGAAAAACCAGGACAGTGATGGAATGCCTGCATCGCTTCTGTAGGGAATGCATAGACAAATCTATGAGGCTTGG GAACAATGAGTGCCCTGCTTGCCGCACCCACTGTGCCAGTCGTCGTTCGCTGAGagatgacccaaattatgatgcACTAATAGCCGCTTTGTATCCAGATATTGACAAATATGAGGAAGAG GAGTTGGCTTTTCATGAGGAGGAGAAGGCTCGCAATAAGCAG ATCCAAGCTTCCATTGCCCAGACTTTTCGCCGACAAGCTGAAGCTCTTGGTAGGAAACGGACAACATCTAAAGCCACAATAGCTGCATTTTCTAGGAGAACACCAGGCCGTCACAGAGATGCCCACCCAAGAGGGAGGAGAAATTATCAAACAGCTGATATTCAAGGGTCTGATGACAATGAAGATGCCAATGGTGATGGATGCAAAGATTCATCATCTGCTGAGGAGCACAGTGCAGAAGTTAAACCAAAAAGATACAAGAGATGGGGGGGTTCTCACTCAGCAGCTGCTTTTGCAGATGCAGGTGGAGATGAAAATGATTCAGAAGTGAATAGAGAATCCATGGGGTCTTCTGCTGGGCTTGTTGGCCCTTCAGAAAGGCTTGCCTGGGGGAAAGGTGGTATGCGGAGTCACACAAGATATGGCAGTGCAAATGCTGGCAATGGAAAGAATGTCCGGAACAGCCGGATCTCTAAGTTGGCAGATTATCTTCGAAATTTGGAGGAAAATGATAATGAG TTGGATTTCCACCTCATGCTTGTTTCTTTTGATGAACAAAGACTACCTAGTTTACAGAGGCCGTACCTCTGCTGCAGGCCAACTTTGTCAGTCAAACACTTATGTGAG TATGTTGCTCTCCAGACTGCTCTGCCAGCAGATGAAGTTGAGATATACCTGGTGAAAGAGTTGAATTCTGTATCTAATTCTTCGACCCGCAGAAGTCTATCAATTTCTATGCCTATTACAATTGATTCATGCAAAGATAAGTTGCAGGTTTTAGAGGACAAAGAAACTCTGGCAGGACTTAAAACCGGTGATTTTACTCAAGGGCATCTG CTTCTGGCATAtcagaggaagctgtggacgtcaaaaCGGTGA